In Massilia violaceinigra, one DNA window encodes the following:
- a CDS encoding amino acid ABC transporter permease, whose protein sequence is MDWAALAELLRDAAPSMLKGTGYTVIFALASMVGGLALGFPTALMRLSRWKLVRAPAELYVSAMRGTPLLVQLYVIYYWLPSIGIDFPPVVAGVLALSLNAGAFLSESLRGAVLGVSQGQWRASFSLGLGYWATLYHVVLPQALRVAVPSMSNTLISLIKDTSLVSVVTISELMLATKEAVAGSANPLPLYMTAALIYWCLSLLFEALQRYLERRLNRAHR, encoded by the coding sequence ATGGATTGGGCCGCGCTGGCCGAGCTCTTGCGCGACGCCGCGCCCTCGATGCTCAAGGGCACCGGCTACACGGTGATCTTTGCGCTGGCCTCGATGGTTGGCGGGCTGGCGCTGGGCTTTCCCACGGCGCTGATGCGCCTGTCGCGCTGGAAGCTGGTGCGCGCGCCGGCCGAACTGTATGTGAGCGCAATGCGCGGCACGCCCCTGCTGGTGCAGTTGTACGTGATCTATTACTGGCTGCCCAGCATCGGCATCGACTTCCCGCCGGTGGTGGCCGGCGTGCTGGCGCTCTCGCTCAATGCCGGCGCCTTCCTGTCGGAGAGCCTGCGCGGCGCCGTGCTCGGCGTGAGCCAGGGCCAGTGGCGCGCCAGCTTCAGCCTGGGCCTGGGCTACTGGGCCACCCTGTACCACGTGGTGCTGCCGCAAGCGCTGCGCGTGGCCGTGCCGTCGATGAGCAATACCCTTATCAGCCTGATCAAGGATACCTCGCTGGTCTCGGTCGTCACCATTAGCGAGCTCATGCTAGCGACCAAGGAAGCGGTCGCCGGCAGCGCCAATCCCTTGCCGCTGTATATGACCGCGGCCCTGATTTACTGGTGCCTGAGCCTGCTGTTCGAGGCGCTGCAGCGCTATCTCGAACGGCGCCTGAACCGCGCGCACCGCTAG